One segment of Oscillospiraceae bacterium MB08-C2-2 DNA contains the following:
- a CDS encoding DUF6119 family protein gives MPNYNIFKVDPELRIGMLQKFQEVGLTETYHEDIDGYVHSFYFSDEPIEAQIEWIRLYSSFVNLDEEPSNKSYFAILLIQVPEGGEYAISLGKAHFYLSPFCYYDFGLQLAERIFQRSRMKQAKHFSSRRSKTITSYTRNNELSYESGESIGLIKGSTDAHETWGKSVTFGQSVKLSIPHIPEEVYLILDEIEAAMKLPPRIQLPRAKVIKDAAEIRRLDSLLCQSLRENSVSVNIDEFSLNSVFFTFTDEYDGFAMQIKTKIGEQEFVEKASKEDSISKETVGHFLSNISGKGISVIDDIDRVKVGLWKDGKRRLTQPIKELVEYVTDDWCCLIGGRWMKFSQDYVAYLKDKIDSVQLNRDAPVILKKYSQTQQRQYGVVNQEEQTLIDMMEQRGHTVLHKSSADEEGVRGFNVEIADMKKDDCLYFVKMGTPQKLIYVIDQSLTTVSLIQNKRLSQDESVQGVTTICLWLIFDERKSDLTKLSEVSSITFLIAMNDWIQAVHDAGYSPAVNVGYRRFVKVEESAI, from the coding sequence ATGCCAAACTATAATATCTTCAAAGTTGATCCTGAGTTACGCATCGGGATGCTTCAAAAATTTCAAGAGGTTGGTCTAACCGAAACGTATCATGAAGATATTGATGGATATGTTCACTCTTTTTACTTCTCCGACGAGCCTATTGAAGCTCAAATTGAGTGGATTCGGCTATACTCGTCATTTGTAAACCTCGATGAAGAACCCAGCAATAAAAGCTATTTTGCCATTCTTCTTATTCAAGTGCCAGAAGGCGGAGAATACGCGATAAGCCTTGGAAAAGCGCATTTTTACTTATCACCATTTTGTTACTACGACTTCGGGCTACAACTTGCGGAGCGTATTTTTCAAAGATCAAGAATGAAACAGGCAAAACATTTTTCATCGCGTAGAAGCAAGACTATTACTTCATACACTCGGAATAATGAATTGAGTTATGAGAGCGGTGAGTCAATCGGATTAATCAAAGGCAGTACCGATGCCCATGAAACTTGGGGAAAGTCCGTAACGTTTGGACAATCTGTTAAGTTGTCAATTCCACATATCCCAGAAGAAGTATATCTCATTTTAGATGAGATTGAAGCAGCCATGAAGCTGCCGCCTCGTATTCAACTCCCAAGAGCAAAAGTAATTAAAGATGCCGCTGAAATCAGGCGATTGGATTCTTTGTTATGCCAAAGCTTACGCGAAAACTCCGTTTCAGTAAATATTGATGAGTTTTCATTAAATTCCGTTTTCTTTACATTCACCGATGAATACGATGGGTTTGCGATGCAGATAAAAACGAAGATTGGTGAACAAGAATTCGTGGAAAAAGCGAGTAAGGAAGATTCTATATCAAAGGAAACTGTTGGACATTTTTTGTCGAATATCTCCGGCAAGGGCATCAGTGTTATTGATGATATTGATAGAGTAAAGGTTGGCTTATGGAAAGATGGAAAACGGCGCTTAACACAACCTATAAAAGAACTGGTTGAATACGTTACAGATGATTGGTGCTGCCTCATAGGGGGAAGATGGATGAAATTTTCTCAAGACTATGTGGCTTATCTGAAAGATAAAATTGACAGCGTCCAACTTAATCGCGATGCCCCTGTTATATTAAAAAAATATTCTCAGACACAACAACGGCAATATGGCGTTGTTAATCAAGAAGAACAAACGCTAATTGATATGATGGAGCAACGTGGGCATACCGTCCTTCACAAAAGTAGCGCTGACGAAGAAGGGGTTCGAGGTTTTAATGTTGAAATTGCTGATATGAAAAAGGACGATTGTCTGTATTTTGTTAAAATGGGAACGCCCCAAAAGCTCATATATGTCATCGACCAATCATTGACAACAGTATCGCTTATTCAAAATAAGAGGCTTTCACAAGATGAAAGTGTTCAAGGTGTCACGACAATCTGCCTGTGGCTAATTTTTGACGAAAGAAAATCGGATCTAACAAAACTATCGGAGGTCAGTTCCATTACATTTCTTATTGCAATGAATGACTGGATACAAGCGGTTCATGATGCAGGCTATAGCCCTGCGGTAAATGTTGGTTATCGTCGTTTTGTGAAAGTAGAGGAATCTGCGATATAG
- a CDS encoding helix-turn-helix domain-containing protein → MATDYSYLLTEYPEKICQDQFYRICRISKRKATWLLENGYIPCEDTGKKTRRFKIRIMDVIEYLTRLEDSPESLLTPPGIFSSGIKYRPKHKIVEPIDSDKFMKMLKKRWSSSPDALTVGNAVKLTGYCKTTVSEWIAKKKLFGVWYYNKYLIPKDCLIEYMATKAHRITQKSKEHSALIQEYQKMKKHS, encoded by the coding sequence ATGGCAACTGACTACTCTTACCTTCTGACCGAATATCCGGAAAAGATATGTCAAGACCAATTTTACAGGATTTGCAGAATAAGCAAACGAAAAGCCACATGGCTTTTAGAGAACGGGTATATTCCCTGCGAGGATACAGGGAAAAAGACCCGTAGGTTCAAAATCCGAATAATGGATGTGATTGAATACCTTACCCGCTTAGAAGATTCTCCGGAGTCCCTGCTGACACCTCCCGGAATTTTTTCAAGCGGAATAAAATATAGACCTAAACACAAAATTGTGGAGCCGATAGATTCAGATAAATTTATGAAGATGCTGAAGAAAAGGTGGAGCAGCTCTCCTGATGCCCTTACCGTGGGCAATGCTGTGAAACTGACCGGTTACTGCAAAACCACAGTGTCAGAATGGATAGCCAAAAAGAAATTATTCGGGGTGTGGTACTACAACAAATACCTGATACCCAAAGACTGCCTGATCGAATACATGGCAACCAAAGCCCACCGCATCACTCAGAAATCCAAAGAGCATTCTGCTCTGATACAAGAGTATCAAAAAATGAAGAAGCATAGTTAA
- a CDS encoding AAA family ATPase, with product MEMILFVGIQATGKSEFYKCHFYKTHMRINLDMLRTRNRENILINACIHAKQPFVVDNTNPTVVDRERYIAAAKDAGFTVSGYYFQSAIKEAITRNEERSGKECLPIQALLATHSKLELPSYDEGFDKLFYVRIGPDRDFIVEEYQDEI from the coding sequence ATGGAAATGATTTTGTTTGTTGGCATCCAAGCAACAGGGAAAAGCGAATTTTATAAGTGTCATTTTTACAAAACCCATATGCGCATCAACCTTGATATGCTGCGCACCCGAAACCGGGAAAACATTCTTATCAATGCCTGCATTCATGCAAAGCAGCCGTTTGTCGTTGATAATACTAACCCAACTGTAGTCGACCGCGAAAGGTATATTGCTGCTGCCAAGGATGCTGGCTTCACAGTGTCCGGCTATTACTTTCAGTCTGCTATCAAAGAAGCCATTACCCGAAACGAAGAGCGCAGCGGCAAGGAGTGTCTTCCCATACAGGCGCTTTTGGCAACCCATAGCAAACTGGAGCTGCCATCCTATGACGAAGGGTTTGATAAGCTTTTTTATGTGCGCATCGGCCCGGATCGTGATTTTATTGTAGAGGAGTACCAGGATGAAATTTGA
- a CDS encoding tRNA(His) guanylyltransferase Thg1 family protein, with the protein MKFDELDSKMRIYETAHDYSVPPEIYMVARIDGRSFTRLTKEVHQFKAPFDIHFRDMMVETVKHLMNCGFDILYGFTESDEISLLFHKDVRVFGRKLRKYQSVLAGEASAKFSLLLGDIGVFDCRISELPTKALVVDYFRWRNEDAHRNALNAHCYWLMRKNGESAKAATAFLSGKAVSEKNEFLFQNGINFNEVPNWQKRGIGLYWEDYEKTGVNPVTQEETTAMRRRVKVDYDLPMKDAYGQFIEALVK; encoded by the coding sequence ATGAAATTTGATGAGCTTGACAGCAAAATGCGCATATATGAAACTGCCCATGACTACTCTGTGCCGCCTGAAATCTATATGGTTGCCCGGATTGATGGCCGCAGCTTCACGCGTCTGACCAAGGAAGTGCACCAATTTAAAGCCCCGTTTGACATCCATTTCCGTGATATGATGGTGGAAACCGTAAAGCACCTTATGAACTGCGGTTTTGACATCCTCTATGGCTTTACCGAAAGTGATGAAATCTCGCTGCTTTTCCACAAGGATGTACGGGTGTTTGGCAGGAAGCTGCGCAAATATCAGTCTGTGCTCGCAGGTGAAGCGAGTGCAAAATTCTCCTTGTTGCTTGGTGACATTGGTGTATTTGACTGCCGCATTTCCGAGCTGCCGACGAAAGCACTGGTCGTAGATTACTTTCGCTGGCGCAATGAGGATGCGCACCGCAACGCACTAAACGCCCACTGCTATTGGCTGATGCGCAAGAACGGGGAGTCCGCCAAAGCTGCCACTGCTTTTCTCAGTGGCAAGGCTGTTTCAGAAAAGAATGAATTCCTGTTCCAAAATGGGATCAATTTTAACGAGGTTCCAAACTGGCAGAAGCGCGGCATTGGTCTGTATTGGGAAGACTATGAGAAAACAGGTGTCAATCCTGTCACGCAGGAGGAAACAACAGCCATGCGCCGCAGGGTCAAAGTGGATTACGATCTGCCCATGAAGGATGCGTATGGGCAATTTATCGAAGCGCTTGTAAAATAG
- a CDS encoding sigma factor-like helix-turn-helix DNA-binding protein yields the protein MSENKKYTIVVKKQRVEVSEAVYRAYHKEREAERYQDKLIRQNELSLERFREDGVNIDYLIVRVQPDILDRLIHQEQLEALWIALQSLPEDERSLIDELFFNDKSERELSAMISVPQKTINDRKKRILLKLRNLIEN from the coding sequence ATGTCAGAGAACAAAAAATATACCATTGTCGTAAAAAAGCAGCGTGTAGAGGTCAGTGAGGCCGTCTACCGTGCCTACCATAAAGAGCGTGAAGCGGAACGCTATCAGGATAAGTTGATCCGCCAGAACGAATTGTCGCTGGAGCGATTCCGGGAGGATGGCGTCAATATTGATTATCTCATTGTCCGTGTACAGCCGGACATCTTGGACAGGCTCATTCATCAGGAACAGCTGGAGGCACTGTGGATTGCTCTTCAGTCCTTGCCAGAGGATGAACGCTCCCTCATTGATGAACTGTTTTTCAATGATAAAAGTGAGCGGGAACTTTCTGCAATGATCTCTGTGCCACAAAAAACTATTAACGACAGGAAAAAACGAATCCTGCTTAAACTTCGCAATCTCATAGAAAATTAA
- a CDS encoding M28 family metallopeptidase, whose amino-acid sequence MKDFLKLLSKERPVGTNANTELVEMIEQSLSEMGYTVQSLPFNCMVWNSGLSSINTDNQSITIEPSPFSEPFNGSGKLHLIKTLEQLENINCKDDILVLAEDMTRTPLQPKNYPFYYPDEHKTIISLLEKKSPKAIIAVTGKNTLNGQNPFPLFEDGNFLIPSGSIEEQHLKKLEKFFQLNAPVNLVIDSHKIEAKSRQIVASKKAKKSAGKIIIAAHMDTKYNTPGALDNATGVAVLLQTAQSLKSSVYDIDIVPFNSEEFYGANGELEYLKLLESESQNIALMINIDSPCHKGSDTAISFYNLSNPIERITNTLIANSAKMSKGEEWYAGDQAPFIFRGVPCVVVTSSDFFDGALEYTHTPKDTLDTVDFELIKPTAQFLANVIDSLSVRTKTEIAN is encoded by the coding sequence ATGAAAGATTTTCTAAAACTATTATCAAAGGAGCGACCTGTTGGAACAAACGCAAATACGGAATTGGTAGAGATGATTGAACAGAGCTTAAGTGAAATGGGATACACCGTACAATCGTTACCATTTAATTGCATGGTATGGAACAGTGGACTATCCTCTATCAATACTGATAACCAGAGTATTACAATTGAGCCAAGTCCTTTTTCAGAGCCATTTAACGGAAGCGGCAAGTTGCATCTTATAAAAACATTAGAACAATTAGAAAATATCAACTGTAAGGACGATATCTTAGTGCTTGCAGAAGATATGACCCGGACACCATTGCAACCGAAGAATTATCCCTTTTACTATCCAGATGAACATAAAACGATCATTTCACTGCTTGAGAAAAAATCACCCAAAGCTATTATTGCTGTCACCGGAAAAAACACATTAAATGGTCAAAATCCTTTTCCGCTTTTTGAAGATGGTAATTTTCTTATTCCGTCTGGCAGTATTGAGGAGCAGCATCTAAAAAAACTAGAAAAGTTTTTTCAGCTAAATGCGCCCGTGAACTTAGTAATAGATTCACACAAAATAGAGGCAAAAAGTCGTCAGATCGTTGCATCAAAAAAGGCGAAAAAATCAGCAGGAAAAATTATAATTGCCGCACATATGGATACGAAGTACAACACGCCAGGTGCGCTTGATAATGCAACAGGGGTTGCTGTGTTATTGCAAACGGCACAATCATTAAAATCCTCGGTATATGATATAGACATTGTTCCGTTTAATAGCGAAGAATTCTATGGTGCCAATGGAGAATTGGAGTATCTCAAACTTCTTGAAAGTGAAAGCCAAAACATTGCACTCATGATAAATATAGATTCTCCGTGTCATAAAGGTTCAGATACGGCTATTTCATTTTATAATTTGAGCAATCCAATTGAGAGAATAACTAATACTCTGATTGCTAACAGTGCCAAAATGTCAAAAGGTGAGGAGTGGTATGCTGGGGATCAGGCTCCATTTATCTTTCGTGGAGTTCCATGTGTTGTTGTAACATCATCTGATTTTTTCGATGGAGCATTAGAATATACCCACACTCCAAAAGATACTTTAGACACCGTTGATTTTGAACTAATCAAACCTACGGCACAGTTCCTTGCGAATGTCATTGATTCCCTTTCTGTAAGAACAAAAACAGAGATTGCCAATTGA
- a CDS encoding MerR family transcriptional regulator, which produces MKKHTTIELAKIYHIHPNTIRLYERLNYISMPERAANNYRIFTELHIFQIEICRCIFGYPFTNRNIRNAGNEVMWASARQEWSIGKQNAERYIQIIEQEIKIARRTAIILNQWANTVATQKDTDSDSYLSRKKVADRFAITVETVRNWERNRLIVSVKKGEKGEQLYSRSDLNRISIIYMLIQAGFSIAAIQRSLTMYENGHTNEIVTALNNPQYEELVSVGDRWIHELERLSTAAQTIPSIFDKLANL; this is translated from the coding sequence ATGAAAAAGCACACAACTATTGAATTAGCCAAGATATACCATATTCACCCAAACACCATACGCCTCTATGAACGTTTAAATTATATATCTATGCCGGAAAGAGCAGCTAATAATTATCGAATCTTTACAGAATTGCATATATTTCAAATTGAAATATGCCGTTGTATTTTTGGATACCCCTTTACGAATAGAAATATACGGAATGCTGGAAATGAGGTTATGTGGGCATCAGCAAGACAAGAGTGGAGCATTGGTAAGCAAAACGCAGAACGATATATACAAATTATTGAACAGGAAATTAAAATTGCCAGAAGAACAGCTATCATATTAAATCAATGGGCAAATACAGTAGCTACGCAAAAAGATACAGACAGTGACAGCTATCTATCACGCAAAAAAGTAGCTGACCGTTTTGCCATTACTGTAGAAACAGTTCGAAATTGGGAACGAAATAGGCTTATTGTTTCAGTTAAAAAAGGTGAAAAAGGTGAGCAACTTTATTCCAGAAGTGATTTAAATAGAATTAGCATTATTTATATGTTGATACAAGCCGGTTTTAGCATTGCTGCAATACAGAGAAGTCTTACTATGTATGAGAACGGGCATACAAATGAAATTGTAACTGCTTTAAATAATCCCCAATATGAGGAACTTGTTTCTGTTGGTGATCGATGGATACATGAGCTAGAACGTCTGAGCACAGCGGCACAAACAATACCTTCAATTTTTGACAAATTAGCAAATTTATAA
- a CDS encoding helix-turn-helix domain-containing protein, translated as MLDYISVQQASDKWGVSKRRIQKLCEENRINGAVRFGRAWAIPKDAPKPADSRLKENRKKE; from the coding sequence ATGCTTGATTATATTTCTGTACAGCAGGCTTCTGATAAATGGGGGGTCTCTAAACGAAGAATACAAAAACTCTGCGAAGAAAACAGAATTAACGGAGCGGTTCGCTTCGGTCGTGCATGGGCAATTCCCAAGGATGCGCCAAAGCCTGCAGACAGCAGGCTGAAAGAAAATAGGAAAAAGGAGTGA
- a CDS encoding sigma factor-like helix-turn-helix DNA-binding protein: MSENKKYTIVVKRQRVEVSEAVYRAYHKEREAERYQNKLIRQNELSLERFHEDGVNIDYLIVRIQPDILDRLIHQEQLEALWIALQSLSEDERSLIDELFFNDKSERKLAAELDIPRMTLSDKKNRILRKLKKLMDK; encoded by the coding sequence ATGTCAGAGAACAAAAAATATACCATTGTTGTAAAAAGGCAGCGTGTAGAGGTCAGTGAGGCCGTCTACCGTGCCTACCATAAAGAACGGGAAGCAGAACGCTATCAGAACAAACTGATCCGTCAGAATGAGCTGTCGCTGGAGCGGTTCCATGAAGATGGTGTCAACATCGATTACCTCATCGTCCGTATTCAGCCAGACATCTTGGACAGGCTCATTCATCAGGAGCAGCTGGAGGCGCTGTGGATTGCTCTTCAATCCCTATCGGAGGATGAACGCTCTCTTATTGACGAACTGTTTTTCAATGATAAAAGCGAGCGCAAGTTGGCTGCGGAGCTTGATATTCCCCGTATGACACTGAGTGATAAAAAGAATCGGATACTCAGAAAGTTAAAGAAACTTATGGACAAGTAA
- the istA gene encoding IS21 family transposase: protein MDIRSDRQKGMSYTEIARKYNIDPRTAKRYAQADTKPVYSLTDPKPSKLDPYKEQIDVWLEEAPYSALRILEKIKEMGFPGEYSIVKHYVRGKKGQLDEKATVRFETMPGLQGQVDWAFFEDHVVLEDGKQKKLYCFLMVLGYSRMRYIEFVTDMSTNTLIRCHQNAFRYFHGYPEEILYDNMKQVVVKRLLRQEDSTLNRQFEDFAGFYGFKPVLCRPYRGQTKGKVERTVAFVRDNFMVGIRYNSLDDLNGQAVAWCNKVNGKVHATTNEIPFERLKKEGLSPLSREYIIDKINLRRVQKDCLISYAGNQYSVPAEYVGRDVAVVALDNMLAAYYEGKQIALHRISYQKKDMVVNAQHYRRLTLKQSFDIENTLLDGDNVIDFPIRPPSLSAYDEVAEVAQYE from the coding sequence ATGGACATCCGAAGCGACCGCCAAAAAGGAATGAGCTACACAGAGATCGCCCGCAAGTACAACATAGACCCACGCACAGCAAAACGATATGCCCAGGCCGACACAAAACCGGTGTACAGCCTGACAGATCCCAAGCCATCAAAACTGGATCCATACAAAGAACAGATTGACGTGTGGCTGGAAGAAGCGCCGTATTCGGCGCTGCGGATACTGGAGAAGATCAAGGAAATGGGATTTCCGGGAGAATACTCCATCGTGAAGCACTACGTGCGAGGGAAAAAAGGACAGTTGGATGAGAAAGCAACGGTGCGGTTTGAGACGATGCCGGGGCTACAAGGCCAGGTGGACTGGGCATTCTTTGAAGATCATGTTGTGCTGGAAGATGGGAAACAGAAGAAGCTGTACTGCTTCCTGATGGTGCTGGGATACTCCCGGATGCGGTACATAGAATTTGTGACGGACATGAGCACCAACACGCTGATCCGCTGCCACCAGAACGCATTTCGGTACTTTCACGGCTACCCGGAGGAGATACTGTACGACAACATGAAGCAGGTGGTCGTCAAGCGTCTGCTCCGGCAGGAGGACAGCACGCTCAACCGACAATTTGAGGATTTTGCTGGATTCTACGGGTTCAAGCCGGTATTGTGCCGACCCTACCGGGGCCAGACAAAGGGCAAGGTGGAGCGGACAGTGGCGTTTGTTCGGGATAATTTCATGGTGGGAATCCGGTACAATTCGCTTGACGACCTAAACGGACAGGCCGTGGCATGGTGCAACAAGGTCAATGGGAAAGTGCACGCCACCACAAATGAGATTCCATTTGAGAGGCTAAAAAAAGAGGGCCTCAGCCCCCTTTCCAGAGAATATATCATCGACAAAATCAACCTGCGCCGGGTACAAAAAGACTGCCTCATCTCGTATGCCGGCAATCAGTATTCTGTACCAGCAGAATACGTCGGCAGAGATGTGGCAGTCGTAGCCCTGGACAACATGCTTGCCGCCTACTACGAAGGAAAGCAAATCGCCCTGCACCGCATATCGTACCAGAAAAAAGATATGGTAGTCAATGCCCAACATTACCGAAGATTAACCCTTAAGCAATCATTTGACATCGAAAACACCTTGCTGGACGGCGACAATGTCATTGATTTTCCTATCCGGCCGCCAAGTCTGTCCGCATACGATGAAGTAGCGGAGGTGGCGCAGTATGAGTGA
- the istB gene encoding IS21-like element helper ATPase IstB produces MSEVLYERLKENLESLKMRNTLEIIDNYLERAIKDELNIVDVLDHIFTEEARSKRQRAYEKQIQMSGFPIKKTLEDFDFSFQPSIDKRQIDELSTMRFVENAENVVFLGPPGVGKTHLANALGMVAAKNRYSTYYINCHTLIEQLKKSHYENRLPDKLRTLIRYKVLIIDEIGYLPMDIQGANLFFQLIAKRYEKASTIFTSNKTFSQWNEVFADVTIASAILDRVLHHCTVINIKGESYRLKERKEYMKQKQQIVNTLFEQNAQ; encoded by the coding sequence ATGAGTGAAGTTTTGTACGAGCGACTCAAAGAAAACCTGGAATCCCTCAAAATGCGCAATACCCTGGAGATCATCGACAACTACCTGGAACGAGCTATCAAGGATGAACTCAACATTGTGGATGTCCTCGATCATATCTTCACCGAAGAGGCTAGGAGCAAGCGTCAGAGAGCTTACGAGAAGCAGATTCAGATGTCCGGCTTCCCCATCAAGAAGACCTTGGAGGACTTTGATTTCTCTTTTCAACCCTCCATCGACAAGCGCCAGATCGACGAGCTTTCTACCATGCGGTTCGTGGAGAATGCTGAGAATGTAGTGTTTTTGGGGCCACCTGGCGTTGGCAAAACCCATCTGGCCAATGCGCTGGGTATGGTTGCCGCCAAAAACCGCTACTCCACCTACTACATCAACTGCCATACCCTCATTGAGCAGCTGAAGAAAAGCCACTACGAGAATCGGCTACCAGACAAACTCCGCACCCTCATCCGTTACAAGGTGCTCATCATCGACGAAATTGGGTATTTGCCCATGGATATTCAAGGCGCTAACTTGTTCTTTCAACTCATTGCCAAAAGATACGAGAAAGCCTCTACCATCTTTACCTCAAACAAGACTTTTTCCCAGTGGAATGAAGTTTTTGCCGATGTTACCATTGCTTCCGCTATCCTCGACAGAGTGCTTCACCACTGTACCGTCATCAACATCAAGGGCGAAAGTTATCGCCTGAAAGAGCGCAAAGAGTACATGAAGCAAAAGCAGCAAATCGTCAATACCTTGTTTGAGCAGAACGCTCAGTAA
- a CDS encoding M56 family metallopeptidase, translating to MREIFSVYLQNSLQLSLIILLMLFVSPTLAHRYSAKCRYYLWAVVFAALLLPLRANIRLTLPEFLQTVAPQSTTQTVSDAAIANTIANWDWLQYAGSLWIAGSAAFLIWHLLSHLRFLSAIKRWSEDVKDEAILRTFYSIQTELRIKKQVSIKSCACIKTPMVVGLLYPVVLLPLQFHFSQDELPLILKHELVHTRRKDLWYKVLMMAALAIHWFNPVIHLAVRSVLNLCEISCDEEVLKGIGAKGRARYGESVIGTVRNSSTYKTALSTNFYSGTNGMKKRIHAMMDMANKRFSPVLFLAVLVITMCGTTAFALSPTLPVVPESNEQQSNKTIMTDTEPSYVYTTEPNDMYTMTPSDTSPDESESQSALDNSLPPDALIPIYEDTPVEPPQAQPYDSEIHDPDMYHLIPRIIADDEN from the coding sequence ATGAGAGAGATATTTTCTGTTTATCTTCAGAACTCCCTGCAACTTTCCTTAATTATCTTGCTGATGCTGTTCGTTTCTCCGACATTGGCACATCGGTATTCAGCAAAATGCCGCTATTACTTATGGGCAGTTGTTTTTGCAGCGTTACTTCTGCCCCTTCGGGCGAATATAAGACTAACCTTGCCGGAATTCCTACAGACAGTCGCACCACAAAGCACAACACAAACCGTTTCTGATGCCGCCATTGCCAATACCATAGCAAATTGGGATTGGCTTCAATATGCAGGATCGCTGTGGATCGCAGGTTCAGCTGCTTTCTTAATCTGGCATTTGCTTTCGCACTTGCGCTTTTTATCCGCAATAAAACGCTGGAGCGAAGATGTGAAAGATGAAGCCATATTGAGAACCTTTTACAGCATACAGACTGAGCTGCGTATCAAAAAACAGGTTTCCATCAAATCCTGTGCCTGCATCAAAACACCAATGGTGGTCGGATTGCTTTATCCCGTGGTATTGCTGCCGCTGCAATTTCATTTTTCTCAGGACGAGCTGCCGCTTATTCTCAAGCATGAGCTGGTGCATACGAGAAGAAAAGATTTGTGGTATAAAGTCTTGATGATGGCAGCCCTCGCTATCCACTGGTTTAACCCGGTCATCCACCTTGCTGTAAGATCGGTTCTAAATTTATGCGAAATCTCCTGTGACGAGGAAGTATTAAAAGGGATTGGCGCAAAAGGACGCGCACGATATGGAGAGTCCGTTATTGGCACAGTACGAAACAGCAGCACTTACAAGACAGCTTTATCCACAAATTTTTACAGCGGAACAAATGGTATGAAAAAGCGTATCCATGCCATGATGGACATGGCTAATAAGCGCTTTTCTCCAGTATTGTTTCTTGCGGTCTTGGTTATTACCATGTGTGGAACCACTGCCTTTGCGTTATCGCCGACTCTGCCCGTTGTTCCCGAAAGCAATGAACAACAGTCCAATAAAACGATAATGACTGATACAGAGCCGAGTTATGTGTATACCACAGAGCCTAATGATATGTATACGATGACCCCATCCGATACGTCCCCAGATGAATCAGAGAGTCAAAGTGCCCTTGACAACAGCTTACCACCCGATGCGCTTATACCCATCTATGAAGATACTCCTGTGGAACCGCCCCAAGCGCAGCCTTATGACTCTGAAATACATGATCCTGATATGTATCACTTAATTCCTCGTATAATTGCTGACGATGAAAACTAA
- a CDS encoding BlaI/MecI/CopY family transcriptional regulator, whose product MKSIKKLPDAEFEVMKTIWENEPPVTTNILMDQLGNEKGWRLQTLIALLLRLVDRGFLRTEKNGKERTYYPLVDKEQYLKFETSSFIERFHNRSIISLVDTLYDGSELKESDLDELSKWLKKRGE is encoded by the coding sequence ATGAAAAGCATTAAGAAACTTCCCGATGCGGAGTTTGAAGTAATGAAAACTATATGGGAGAATGAACCTCCCGTCACCACCAACATTTTGATGGATCAGCTGGGCAATGAAAAGGGGTGGAGGCTACAAACACTGATTGCGCTTTTACTTCGATTGGTTGACCGAGGATTTTTACGCACCGAAAAAAACGGTAAGGAGCGTACCTATTATCCTTTGGTGGATAAAGAGCAGTACTTGAAATTTGAAACCAGCAGCTTTATTGAGCGATTTCATAACCGATCCATCATCAGTCTTGTGGATACTCTGTACGATGGATCGGAGTTGAAAGAGTCCGACTTAGATGAGCTGTCAAAATGGTTAAAAAAGCGGGGTGAATAA
- a CDS encoding DUF3781 domain-containing protein: MEPDKGPQTLSDDNCNSELLLSNLDQLHTTDLGAERIHRNLHLDTDDVVGWCREKIETANATITRKGKNWYIAVDGREITVNAHSYTIITAHKRA; encoded by the coding sequence ATGGAACCGGACAAAGGGCCACAAACCCTATCTGATGATAACTGTAATTCTGAACTTCTGCTTTCAAACTTAGATCAGCTGCATACCACGGATTTGGGAGCTGAACGTATCCACAGGAATCTGCATTTAGATACCGATGATGTGGTTGGCTGGTGCAGAGAAAAAATAGAAACGGCAAATGCCACGATCACACGAAAGGGCAAGAACTGGTACATCGCCGTGGATGGCCGAGAAATAACTGTAAATGCCCACAGCTACACGATCATCACCGCACACAAACGAGCATGA